From a region of the Vibrio orientalis CIP 102891 = ATCC 33934 genome:
- a CDS encoding LysR family transcriptional regulator, whose product MGFYGSIFGIIMLDRIDNVWLKSFFSVYENHSFAKASEHLAIPSSNVSRHIQQLESVLGEKLFYRTTRKVTPTLMGERLYQEIREPLYNLNQSLQRLSEAPTSLKGSVRLSSPDIPIIGEVLADFLATYTDITLYCEHSTAIGNAVSNDPDIIISFERGELDDRDWVSKPLCQWDTTILASKECINRYGLPKTLTELESMPCISSYKSFGGDPWVFTIPESNEFRSLSPKSRIKVDGGFTAKAFAQRGLGFVALPTSFCSDEIKQDELQQVSVDYDLSPLTIFIHYRAINFHSHISKLLVDFITTKMSSSS is encoded by the coding sequence ATGGGTTTCTATGGCTCAATTTTTGGGATAATCATGTTAGATAGAATTGATAATGTTTGGTTAAAGTCATTTTTTTCCGTTTATGAAAACCATAGTTTTGCTAAAGCCTCTGAACACTTAGCAATTCCCAGTTCTAACGTCAGTCGACATATCCAACAACTAGAGTCGGTATTGGGTGAAAAGTTATTCTATCGAACAACTCGAAAAGTGACCCCAACACTAATGGGTGAGCGTCTTTACCAAGAAATTAGAGAACCTTTATACAACCTCAATCAGTCACTACAACGACTAAGTGAGGCACCAACCTCTCTTAAAGGAAGTGTTCGACTAAGCTCTCCAGACATACCTATTATTGGGGAGGTTTTGGCGGATTTTTTAGCCACGTATACAGACATCACATTGTACTGTGAGCACAGTACTGCGATTGGAAATGCTGTCTCAAACGACCCTGATATTATTATTAGTTTTGAGCGAGGAGAGCTCGATGATCGAGACTGGGTGTCGAAGCCGCTTTGCCAATGGGACACTACTATCTTGGCTTCTAAAGAGTGTATTAACCGCTATGGCTTACCAAAAACTCTAACTGAACTGGAGTCAATGCCTTGTATATCAAGCTATAAATCCTTTGGAGGTGATCCTTGGGTTTTCACGATTCCAGAGTCAAATGAATTTAGGTCACTATCCCCAAAATCAAGAATAAAAGTAGATGGTGGATTTACAGCAAAAGCTTTTGCCCAACGTGGGCTTGGGTTTGTCGCTCTGCCCACGAGCTTCTGCTCAGATGAAATAAAACAGGATGAGTTACAACAGGTTTCTGTGGATTATGATTTATCTCCACTGACAATATTCATTCATTACCGAGCAATAAATTTTCACTCGCATATATCAAAGTTACTTGTAGATTTTATCACCACCAAAATGTCTTCTAGCTCCTAA
- a CDS encoding alpha/beta fold hydrolase, whose translation MNDRNPLIVHRDNYQLQVEQHGTGPHLLIIGSVNYYKKVIPESLHDYFTCVYVDHRGFSKCDASHPLESVSLDTITRDIQAICDSLNLTKISVLGHSGHAYMAMHFASNTKINIEKLIVVSAAPSLSGDMQEKQFAHWLENASEQRKKLLDTSMAKLESDIAKQPERKFAHICRRFGPMRWKDASFDEFSLWDDVEMNTSLLDTLWGEIFRDIELTQFSSNLDAIVINGELDFSIAPIEVWESIEGAFNSLQLIKLEGVSHTPMLEVPEKFVDTILSIFKR comes from the coding sequence ATGAACGATAGAAACCCCTTAATTGTCCATCGTGACAACTATCAGTTACAAGTCGAGCAGCATGGCACAGGCCCACACTTGTTAATTATTGGTAGTGTTAACTACTACAAGAAAGTAATTCCTGAATCTTTGCACGATTACTTTACTTGTGTGTATGTGGATCATCGCGGGTTCTCCAAATGTGATGCTTCACATCCTCTTGAATCAGTCAGCTTAGATACTATTACTCGTGATATCCAAGCAATATGCGACAGCCTAAATCTAACTAAAATTAGTGTATTAGGGCATTCAGGCCATGCTTATATGGCAATGCATTTTGCAAGTAATACGAAAATAAATATCGAAAAGTTGATTGTCGTTAGTGCTGCACCAAGTCTGTCAGGTGATATGCAAGAAAAGCAGTTTGCTCATTGGTTAGAAAACGCCTCTGAACAGCGAAAAAAGTTGCTAGATACAAGTATGGCTAAGCTAGAAAGTGATATTGCCAAACAACCTGAGCGTAAGTTTGCGCACATCTGTCGTAGATTCGGCCCAATGAGATGGAAAGATGCATCATTTGATGAGTTTTCTTTGTGGGATGATGTTGAAATGAATACATCGCTACTAGATACGCTTTGGGGAGAAATATTCAGAGATATCGAACTTACGCAGTTTTCATCAAACTTGGATGCCATCGTCATTAATGGGGAGCTAGATTTTAGCATTGCTCCGATTGAGGTGTGGGAAAGCATTGAAGGCGCATTTAACTCACTACAACTGATTAAGTTAGAGGGGGTATCACATACGCCGATGCTAGAAGTACCAGAAAAGTTTGTTGATACGATCCTGAGTATATTTAAGCGTTAG